A genomic segment from Helicobacter sp. 12S02232-10 encodes:
- a CDS encoding MFS transporter: protein MIKNTLPLTGIAVLRFLGLFIVLPVISLYATSFNASPLMLGLAVGGAYLTQVIFQTPIGIASDLYDRKKIVMLGLFVFMIGSIICAFAHNIELLVIGRLIQGAGAVGGVVSAQITDLVREEQRTKAMAIMGGGIFASFTLAMLIGPVIGARFGANWLFGITAFLTLCSMILLYTKVPDTPKITYSFEERPAWQHTLKDKNLWIINLSSFFEKTLMTLIFVIIPLVVVNKFGLSEESLWKIYTPGAIIGVLAMAPASIIAEKYGKSKFVMLYGILMFLIAYASISYSNTDSASPKIWLFITGIMIFFIGFATLEPIMQSLASKYAKAHQRGTALGIFTTYGYIGSFVGGTAGGVLYHFLGIEKLALGVVCLCILWIIMLFFLKNPAKQKNIYLPLDSYHKEKFKAINNTTGIIEWYVNESENIIIVKYDAQKYTEEQIIEICATFKK, encoded by the coding sequence ATGATAAAAAATACTCTTCCCTTAACTGGGATTGCTGTGCTTAGATTTTTAGGGCTTTTTATTGTCCTACCCGTAATTTCCCTTTATGCAACCAGTTTCAATGCTTCCCCTTTAATGCTCGGACTCGCCGTAGGTGGGGCTTACCTCACACAAGTCATTTTTCAAACTCCCATCGGAATTGCCAGCGATCTCTATGATCGAAAAAAAATCGTGATGTTAGGTCTGTTTGTCTTTATGATTGGCTCCATAATTTGTGCTTTCGCACACAATATCGAACTGCTTGTAATTGGAAGACTGATACAAGGAGCTGGAGCTGTAGGAGGGGTAGTAAGTGCTCAAATTACTGATCTTGTCAGAGAAGAACAACGCACTAAAGCAATGGCGATTATGGGTGGGGGTATTTTTGCAAGCTTCACACTTGCAATGCTTATAGGACCAGTTATCGGGGCACGCTTTGGAGCAAATTGGCTCTTTGGAATCACAGCTTTCTTGACACTGTGTTCAATGATTTTACTCTATACAAAAGTCCCAGACACTCCAAAAATAACCTATTCATTTGAAGAAAGACCTGCGTGGCAACATACCTTGAAAGACAAAAATCTTTGGATTATCAATCTAAGTTCATTTTTTGAAAAAACATTGATGACTTTAATTTTTGTAATTATCCCTTTAGTCGTTGTCAATAAATTTGGATTGAGCGAAGAAAGTTTATGGAAAATCTATACGCCTGGGGCGATTATTGGTGTTTTAGCAATGGCTCCAGCAAGCATTATTGCTGAAAAATACGGAAAATCCAAGTTTGTAATGCTTTATGGCATTTTGATGTTTTTGATCGCCTACGCTAGCATTTCTTATTCGAATACAGACTCTGCCTCACCTAAAATTTGGCTCTTTATTACTGGAATTATGATTTTTTTTATTGGTTTTGCCACTTTAGAACCCATTATGCAATCTTTGGCAAGCAAATACGCCAAAGCCCATCAAAGAGGAACAGCATTAGGGATATTTACGACTTATGGCTATATCGGCTCATTTGTCGGAGGAACAGCTGGGGGCGTGCTTTATCATTTTCTAGGCATAGAAAAACTTGCTTTAGGTGTGGTTTGCTTGTGCATTCTTTGGATCATTATGCTCTTTTTCCTAAAAAATCCCGCCAAGCAAAAAAATATTTATCTCCCGCTTGATTCTTATCATAAAGAAAAATTTAAAGCTATTAATAATACTACAGGCATTATTGAATGGTATGTGAATGAAAGTGAAAATATAATTATTGTAAAATACGATGCACAAAAATATACCGAAGAACAAATCATTGAAATCTGTGCAACATTCAAAAAATAA
- the rdgB gene encoding RdgB/HAM1 family non-canonical purine NTP pyrophosphatase — MKGRIKIFIGSSNQGKIKEIQKIFSDYEIVPNPDIFEGLNIEENGSTFEENALIKAKSFYGVLKSIPDDLLVMSDDSGLHIEGLNGEPGIYSARYANLNNGICENATDIANIECVIQNLHKKSIRSSKATFVAAIALVGKIRGKYVEKVVRGELEGKIIDSPRGENGFGYDPLFIPIGYERTLGELEEREKNQISHRKNALQNARIFLEQITRYSLQVYQRGFCFEIRVLEHLK; from the coding sequence TTGAAAGGGAGGATAAAAATCTTTATCGGGAGTTCCAATCAGGGAAAAATTAAGGAAATACAAAAAATTTTTAGCGATTATGAGATTGTGCCTAATCCTGATATTTTTGAAGGTCTTAATATAGAAGAAAACGGAAGTACTTTTGAAGAAAATGCTTTGATAAAAGCAAAAAGTTTTTATGGAGTCTTAAAGTCTATTCCTGATGATTTATTAGTGATGAGTGATGATAGTGGTTTGCATATTGAAGGTTTAAATGGAGAACCAGGTATTTATAGCGCAAGGTATGCCAATTTAAACAATGGGATTTGTGAAAATGCAACCGATATTGCCAATATTGAATGCGTGATTCAAAACTTGCACAAAAAATCCATTCGATCTTCAAAGGCGACTTTTGTAGCAGCGATTGCTTTGGTGGGAAAAATCAGGGGAAAATACGTTGAAAAAGTCGTGAGGGGAGAGCTTGAGGGAAAAATCATTGACAGCCCTAGGGGAGAAAATGGTTTCGGTTATGATCCTTTGTTTATCCCGATAGGCTATGAACGCACACTAGGAGAGCTTGAAGAGCGAGAAAAAAATCAAATTTCTCACAGAAAAAACGCGTTGCAAAATGCAAGAATTTTTTTGGAGCAGATCACGCGTTATTCACTTCAAGTTTATCAAAGAGGGTTTTGCTTTGAGATTCGAGTGCTTGAACATCTAAAATGA